The Cystobacter fuscus DSM 2262 genome contains a region encoding:
- a CDS encoding two-component system sensor histidine kinase NtrB: MSYPQPSQVTAIGEARESSRRARLAPATSPRPGLSADALRYHFLAERLNEVVFHLDRQGHFTFLSPAWTSLTGVSVESALGQSLMQGVHPEDQKDVQRLLESIAARVQASFRLEVRLLTSRGTQWVELAAFSSPTGQGELLGTLTDITERRQLQARLQQADRMATLGMLVPGFAHEMNNPLAFMAANLDYLLTSMGPASAAGAPASEVAAWREAVEEIIEGSERLRRTLGHLRGFRPEPGQGPVDVNLLLDTVGQLVSSVLRSRGRLVRDHGARSLVPGGGGSLRQALLNLVLHAVLSLPDDGEDPEAHEVRLVTRDDGQGRVVIEVHDTGPGLAPELLPHVFEPLFPEGGGHASGPALSVSRDIVRELGGDIEVTSSRGRGTTFRVTLPGVS; encoded by the coding sequence ATGTCATACCCGCAACCGTCTCAAGTCACCGCCATCGGGGAGGCGCGGGAGTCCTCGCGACGGGCCCGGCTGGCACCCGCCACGAGTCCCCGCCCGGGGTTGTCCGCGGACGCGCTGCGCTACCACTTCCTGGCCGAGCGGCTCAACGAGGTGGTGTTCCACCTTGACCGCCAGGGGCACTTCACCTTCTTGAGCCCGGCCTGGACGTCCCTCACGGGAGTGTCGGTGGAGAGCGCGCTCGGCCAGTCCCTGATGCAGGGGGTGCACCCGGAGGATCAGAAGGACGTGCAGCGCCTGCTGGAGTCGATCGCCGCGCGGGTGCAGGCCTCCTTCCGGCTCGAGGTGCGGCTGCTCACGTCGCGGGGGACGCAGTGGGTGGAGCTGGCCGCCTTCAGCTCACCCACTGGCCAGGGCGAGCTGTTGGGCACGCTGACCGACATCACCGAGCGCCGGCAGCTCCAGGCCCGGCTCCAACAGGCGGACCGCATGGCCACGCTGGGGATGCTCGTGCCGGGCTTCGCGCACGAGATGAACAACCCGCTGGCCTTCATGGCCGCCAACCTCGACTACCTGCTGACCAGCATGGGCCCGGCGAGCGCGGCGGGAGCCCCCGCGTCCGAGGTGGCCGCGTGGCGCGAGGCGGTGGAGGAGATCATCGAGGGCTCCGAGCGGCTGCGGCGCACGCTCGGCCACCTGCGCGGCTTCCGGCCCGAGCCGGGCCAGGGCCCGGTGGACGTGAACCTGCTGCTCGATACGGTGGGGCAGTTGGTGTCCAGCGTACTGCGCTCGCGGGGCCGGCTGGTGCGTGACCATGGCGCCCGCTCACTCGTGCCTGGAGGCGGGGGCTCGCTGCGCCAGGCGCTGCTCAACCTCGTGCTGCACGCGGTGCTGTCCCTGCCGGACGACGGGGAGGACCCCGAGGCGCACGAGGTGCGGCTCGTCACCCGCGACGACGGCCAGGGCCGCGTGGTGATCGAGGTGCATGACACCGGCCCGGGCCTCGCCCCCGAGCTGCTGCCCCACGTCTTCGAGCCGCTCTTTCCCGAGGGGGGCGGACACGCCTCGGGGCCGGCGCTCTCCGTGAGCCGCGACATCGTGCGCGAGCTCGGCGGGGACATCGAGGTGACGTCGTCTCGGGGCCGGGGCACCACGTTCCGGGTGACGCTGCCCGGCGTCTCCTGA
- a CDS encoding gluconokinase yields MVVIVMGVAGAGKTTVGTRLARVLGWSFRDADEFHSAESIAKMAAGGALTDAERAPWLERMRQVVQRALESGEGLVLACSALKSAYRERLTVEPARQRWVYLHASREVLAQRLSSRRDHFMPPSQLDNQLAVLEEPEGVCSVEVSVPPDEVVARVLRGLGLQPSV; encoded by the coding sequence GTGGTGGTCATCGTGATGGGAGTGGCCGGAGCGGGGAAGACGACGGTGGGCACGCGGCTGGCCCGGGTGCTCGGGTGGAGCTTCCGGGACGCGGATGAGTTCCACTCGGCCGAGAGCATCGCGAAGATGGCCGCGGGTGGCGCGCTCACGGACGCGGAGCGGGCGCCGTGGCTGGAGCGCATGCGTCAGGTCGTCCAGCGGGCGCTGGAGTCGGGCGAGGGGCTGGTGTTGGCGTGCTCGGCGCTCAAGTCCGCCTACCGGGAGCGGTTGACGGTGGAGCCGGCCCGGCAGCGCTGGGTGTACCTGCATGCCTCGCGCGAGGTGCTCGCCCAGCGGCTCTCCTCCCGGCGCGATCACTTCATGCCGCCGAGCCAGCTCGACAACCAGCTCGCGGTGCTCGAAGAGCCCGAGGGCGTCTGCTCGGTGGAGGTGTCGGTGCCGCCGGACGAGGTGGTGGCGCGCGTGCTCCGGGGCCTGGGCCTTCAGCCGTCCGTCTGA
- a CDS encoding acyltransferase: MPWLYFTLKPRHRVWAEAWQREVQARLLELETVEIAEGCFISPDARLFAEPGRPIRLTGPGVSIAANAFVHGPVVLEAGVSLNARVSLDGGAAGIHIGEGSRIATGATLYAFDHGLAPDRPVRSQPVTSRGIVLGKDVWVGANAGITDGVRIGDHAVVGMGAVVTRDVPSWAIVAGAPARVIGDRRERPSSGDSNDG; this comes from the coding sequence ATGCCGTGGTTGTACTTCACGCTCAAGCCGCGCCACCGCGTCTGGGCCGAGGCCTGGCAGCGCGAGGTGCAGGCGCGGCTGCTCGAGCTGGAGACGGTGGAGATCGCCGAGGGCTGCTTCATCTCCCCGGACGCGCGGCTGTTCGCCGAGCCGGGCCGGCCCATCCGCCTCACCGGCCCCGGGGTGAGCATCGCCGCGAACGCCTTCGTGCACGGCCCGGTGGTGCTCGAGGCCGGGGTGAGCCTCAACGCGCGCGTCAGCCTGGATGGGGGCGCCGCGGGCATCCACATCGGCGAGGGCAGCCGCATCGCCACCGGTGCCACGCTCTACGCCTTCGATCATGGCCTGGCGCCGGACCGGCCCGTGCGCTCCCAGCCCGTCACCTCCCGGGGCATCGTGCTGGGCAAGGACGTGTGGGTGGGCGCCAACGCCGGCATCACCGACGGGGTGCGCATTGGCGATCACGCCGTGGTGGGCATGGGCGCCGTCGTCACCCGCGACGTGCCCTCCTGGGCCATCGTCGCCGGCGCTCCCGCGCGCGTCATCGGTGATCGCCGCGAGCGCCCCTCCTCCGGGGACTCCAACGACGGGTGA
- a CDS encoding NAD-dependent succinate-semialdehyde dehydrogenase, whose amino-acid sequence MPFATIDPRTGETLRTFAPHAWEEVEERLERAEQAFRALRGTSFAERAGWMRRVAGLLEEEAERHGRMMTLEMGKPLEAARAEALKCAATCRYYAEHAERFLADEPVDTAPDTSFVRYQPLGAVLAIMPWNFPYWQVVRFAAPALMAGNVGLLKHAPSVPGCALALEELFTRGGFPPGAFQTLFVEVAEVRRLIEEPRIKAVTLTGSEGAGRDVGARAGGQLKKVVLELGGSDPFVVLPSADLDAAVETAVKARLINTGQSCIAAKRFIAPASIYPEFERRFVERMRRVVVGEPLEAGTEVGPLALAHIRDGLHAQVEKSVAAGTTLLLGGQKPPGPGFWYPPTVLANPPPGCPAHREELFGPVAVLFRAKDTEDALRLANDTPYGLGATVWTRDEAEQRLFIDGLEAGTVSVNGSVASDPRLPFGGVKHSGHGRELARHGLLEFLNIKTVRVSPSRAPASTQANE is encoded by the coding sequence CTGCCCTTCGCCACGATTGATCCCCGCACCGGTGAGACGCTGCGCACCTTCGCCCCCCATGCCTGGGAGGAGGTGGAGGAACGGTTGGAGCGGGCCGAGCAGGCCTTCCGAGCCCTGCGTGGCACCTCGTTCGCCGAGCGCGCCGGGTGGATGCGGCGGGTGGCCGGGCTGTTGGAGGAGGAGGCGGAGCGGCACGGGCGGATGATGACGCTCGAGATGGGCAAGCCACTGGAGGCCGCGCGCGCCGAGGCGCTCAAGTGCGCCGCCACCTGCCGCTACTACGCGGAGCACGCCGAGCGCTTCCTGGCGGACGAGCCCGTGGACACCGCGCCCGACACGAGCTTCGTGCGCTACCAGCCGCTCGGGGCGGTGCTGGCCATCATGCCGTGGAACTTCCCCTACTGGCAGGTGGTGCGCTTCGCGGCGCCGGCGCTCATGGCGGGCAACGTGGGCCTGCTCAAGCACGCCCCGAGCGTGCCCGGGTGCGCGCTCGCCCTGGAGGAGCTCTTCACGCGCGGGGGCTTTCCCCCCGGGGCCTTCCAGACGCTGTTCGTGGAGGTGGCCGAGGTGCGCCGGCTCATCGAGGAGCCTCGCATCAAGGCGGTGACGCTCACCGGCAGCGAGGGCGCGGGGCGGGACGTGGGGGCGCGCGCGGGCGGGCAGCTCAAGAAGGTGGTGCTGGAGTTGGGCGGGAGCGATCCCTTCGTGGTGCTGCCCAGCGCGGACCTGGACGCGGCGGTGGAGACGGCGGTGAAGGCCCGGCTCATCAACACCGGCCAGTCGTGCATCGCCGCCAAGCGCTTCATCGCCCCCGCCTCCATCTACCCCGAGTTCGAGCGCCGCTTCGTCGAGCGGATGCGGCGCGTGGTGGTGGGAGAGCCGCTGGAAGCCGGCACCGAGGTGGGGCCGCTGGCGCTCGCGCACATCCGCGACGGGCTGCACGCGCAGGTGGAGAAGAGCGTGGCCGCGGGCACCACGCTGCTGCTGGGCGGACAGAAGCCCCCGGGGCCCGGCTTCTGGTACCCGCCCACGGTGCTCGCCAACCCTCCCCCCGGCTGTCCCGCCCACCGCGAGGAGCTGTTCGGCCCGGTGGCGGTGCTCTTCCGGGCGAAGGACACCGAGGACGCGCTGCGCCTCGCCAACGACACGCCCTATGGCCTGGGCGCCACGGTGTGGACGCGGGACGAGGCCGAGCAGCGGCTCTTCATCGACGGCCTGGAGGCGGGCACGGTGAGCGTCAACGGCTCGGTGGCGAGCGATCCCCGCCTGCCCTTCGGCGGGGTGAAGCACTCGGGCCACGGGCGGGAGCTGGCGCGCCACGGCCTGCTCGAGTTCCTCAACATCAAGACGGTGCGGGTGAGCCCGTCGCGCGCGCCCGCCAGCACCCAGGCTAACGAGTAG
- a CDS encoding serine/threonine-protein kinase, producing the protein MSEDAESTWTGADITDQMSRRQPKLRPARVDLCGRMLGHYRLMEPLGSGGMGTVYLAEQRMGGRQVAVKVMHPELARDESLRARFSAEARTVNLIGHPNIVRIFEIDESREGLNYFVMEYLEGTPLSRLPRPMEPSLLAWLLVQACDALEAVHRSGVVHRDLKPDNLLMVERPGEAPVLKVLDFGVAHARHEPPPPLGHLSGQVMGTPAYMAPEQWVGGQVDGRADIYSLAVTGYLLATGQLPYPRCQLAELVLAPRPPPPPIAPHELAPAVPEALSRALLRALARDPDARFASAAEFKQALFAAVRTAPRPTPPVPLRPSGRLPIPTFPARPEPNDPTPPPTWTARVHLGSGANQVVVHCSELHHDGLFMCCAEPLPALATRLEFTLQMGGEEVECVGEVVRQVDPLQARSRRQPPGVGLRFLHPSPRLRELLTRLGPPRLASPQELRSRCS; encoded by the coding sequence TTGTCAGAAGACGCGGAGTCGACATGGACGGGGGCCGACATCACGGATCAGATGTCGCGCCGTCAGCCCAAGCTGAGGCCGGCCCGGGTGGACCTGTGTGGACGCATGCTCGGGCACTACCGGCTGATGGAGCCGCTGGGCAGTGGGGGCATGGGCACGGTGTACCTCGCCGAGCAGCGCATGGGCGGGCGCCAGGTGGCGGTGAAGGTGATGCACCCGGAGCTGGCGCGGGACGAGTCGCTGCGCGCGCGCTTCTCCGCCGAGGCGCGCACGGTGAACCTCATCGGCCACCCCAACATCGTGCGCATCTTCGAGATCGACGAGTCGCGCGAGGGCCTGAACTACTTCGTCATGGAGTACCTGGAGGGCACGCCCCTGTCGCGGCTGCCCCGGCCCATGGAGCCGAGCCTGCTCGCGTGGCTGCTCGTCCAGGCGTGTGACGCGCTGGAGGCCGTGCACCGCAGCGGCGTGGTGCACCGCGACCTCAAGCCGGACAACCTCCTCATGGTGGAGCGCCCGGGCGAGGCCCCGGTGCTCAAGGTGCTCGACTTCGGCGTGGCCCACGCGCGGCACGAGCCCCCGCCTCCGCTGGGCCACCTGAGCGGCCAGGTGATGGGAACGCCCGCGTACATGGCGCCGGAGCAGTGGGTGGGCGGGCAGGTGGATGGGCGCGCGGACATCTATTCGCTCGCGGTGACGGGCTACCTGCTCGCCACCGGCCAGCTGCCCTATCCGCGCTGCCAGCTCGCGGAGCTGGTGCTCGCGCCGCGGCCGCCTCCGCCGCCCATCGCGCCGCATGAGCTGGCGCCCGCGGTCCCCGAGGCGCTGTCACGGGCGCTGCTGCGCGCCCTGGCGCGGGATCCCGACGCGCGCTTCGCCAGCGCGGCCGAGTTCAAACAGGCCCTGTTCGCCGCCGTGAGGACGGCGCCCCGCCCCACGCCCCCCGTCCCGCTGCGCCCCTCGGGCCGCCTGCCCATTCCCACCTTCCCCGCGCGACCCGAGCCCAATGATCCCACCCCGCCGCCCACCTGGACGGCGCGCGTGCACCTGGGCAGCGGCGCCAACCAGGTGGTGGTGCACTGCAGCGAGCTGCACCACGACGGCCTCTTCATGTGCTGCGCCGAGCCCCTGCCCGCGCTCGCCACCCGGCTCGAGTTCACCCTGCAGATGGGAGGCGAGGAGGTGGAGTGCGTGGGCGAGGTGGTGCGGCAGGTGGACCCGCTCCAGGCCCGCTCCCGCCGCCAGCCCCCGGGCGTGGGGCTGCGCTTCCTCCATCCCTCGCCCCGGCTGCGCGAGCTGCTCACGCGCCTGGGTCCTCCCCGCCTGGCGTCCCCCCAGGAGCTGCGCTCGCGTTGCTCCTGA
- a CDS encoding phosphatase PAP2 family protein → MRPTLHRLRAHLVRWSGTDVFGLLLVLLLLGGGFLTLLEEVREQDTQSFDEQVLRALRRADEPAEPLGPRWLAEAARDVTALGSLTVLTLVVISVCGFLVLVRRWRTIALVLGSTLGGTGVNALLKNLVARPRPSVVPHLTSVLSESFPSGHAMLSAIVYLTLGAILSELVEKRWLKVYLLTVALGLTLLVGLTRVYLGVHYPTDVVGGWIAGLAWAIVAALVARVARRRSAGLREEARGDTAPS, encoded by the coding sequence ATGCGACCCACGCTTCATCGACTCCGGGCGCATCTGGTGCGGTGGAGCGGCACGGATGTGTTCGGACTGTTGCTCGTCCTGTTGCTGCTGGGCGGCGGTTTCCTCACCCTGTTGGAGGAGGTGCGCGAACAGGATACCCAGTCCTTCGACGAGCAGGTGCTGCGCGCGTTGCGGCGCGCGGACGAACCGGCCGAGCCGCTCGGGCCGCGGTGGCTCGCCGAGGCGGCGCGGGACGTGACGGCGCTGGGCAGCCTCACGGTGCTCACGCTGGTGGTGATCTCCGTGTGCGGCTTCCTGGTGCTCGTGCGGCGCTGGCGCACCATCGCCCTGGTGCTCGGCTCCACGCTCGGGGGCACGGGGGTGAACGCGCTCTTGAAGAACCTGGTGGCCCGGCCGCGGCCCTCGGTGGTGCCGCACCTCACCTCGGTGCTCTCGGAGAGCTTTCCCAGCGGGCACGCGATGCTCTCGGCCATCGTCTACCTGACGCTGGGAGCGATCCTGTCCGAGCTCGTGGAGAAGCGCTGGCTCAAGGTGTACCTGTTGACGGTGGCGCTCGGGCTGACGCTGCTCGTGGGGCTCACGCGGGTGTACCTGGGGGTGCACTACCCCACGGACGTGGTGGGCGGGTGGATCGCCGGCCTCGCGTGGGCGATCGTCGCCGCCCTGGTGGCGCGCGTGGCGCGGCGCAGGAGCGCCGGTCTGCGCGAGGAGGCGCGCGGCGACACCGCTCCGTCGTGA
- a CDS encoding class I SAM-dependent DNA methyltransferase → MVDNIWTDFAQSYDAICSQLNCYRRMVDKILRDTQGCETVIDAGCGTGLVSQALVSRGLSVVGFDNNPGMLALALRKQAARPVEERRRWTVLEGDVRSFPPGVPALADAVVLNNVLFYVREPEEVLRESLAHLRPGGRLISAGPRKRPDLQKVMTKSIEEWQAEGRWDEALQATTAYHVDLTRRLVTDPNEMVTFFEPEALVETLRRLGFSRLIAADNDDYYGENYYVCMAR, encoded by the coding sequence ATGGTCGACAACATCTGGACGGACTTCGCCCAGAGCTACGATGCGATCTGCTCCCAGCTCAACTGTTACCGGCGGATGGTCGACAAGATTCTGCGCGACACCCAGGGGTGCGAGACCGTCATCGACGCCGGGTGCGGCACGGGACTGGTGAGCCAGGCGCTCGTCTCGCGCGGCCTCTCGGTGGTGGGCTTCGACAACAACCCGGGCATGCTCGCGCTCGCCCTGCGCAAGCAGGCGGCCCGTCCGGTGGAGGAGCGCCGGCGCTGGACGGTGCTGGAGGGCGATGTGCGCTCCTTCCCCCCCGGCGTGCCGGCGCTCGCGGATGCCGTGGTGCTCAACAACGTCCTCTTCTACGTGCGCGAGCCGGAGGAGGTGCTGCGCGAGAGCCTCGCGCACCTGCGGCCGGGCGGGCGCCTCATCTCGGCGGGTCCCCGGAAGCGGCCGGATCTCCAGAAGGTGATGACGAAGTCCATCGAGGAATGGCAGGCCGAGGGCCGCTGGGACGAGGCCCTCCAGGCCACCACCGCCTACCACGTGGACCTCACGCGCCGGCTGGTGACGGACCCCAACGAGATGGTGACGTTCTTCGAGCCCGAGGCGCTCGTGGAGACGCTGCGGCGTCTGGGCTTCTCGCGCCTCATCGCCGCGGACAACGACGACTACTACGGCGAGAACTACTACGTCTGCATGGCGCGCTGA